Proteins from a genomic interval of Skermanella sp. TT6:
- a CDS encoding LutB/LldF family L-lactate oxidation iron-sulfur protein, whose amino-acid sequence MTADVQAGAGAPKAGSFAERAHLALDDKPLRANFRRAMDGLMAKRAAQFPDAADLAALRARGAAIKERALARLPDLLEQLEARCIGNGIKVHWAETTEEANRIVLGIFREHGVRTVVKGKSMVSEEMHLNAFLGEHGIQAIESDLGEYIIQLAGEMPSHIVMPCIHKNKGQIGALFAEHIEGQRYTEDVDELTAAARRVLRDRFAEADAGISGVNFAVAETGTLVLVENEGNGRLSTTLPPLHVAVMGIEKLVETLDDIPPLLALLPRSATGQPITTYVNMITSPRREGEKDGSREVHLVLLDNGRTRVYADPELRETLRCIRCGACMNHCPVYVRVGGHTYDAVYPGPIGKILTPQIAGLDVASDLPHASSLCNACVEVCPVKIPIADILVRLRREAVRPSASTAVKGAAVKGAGGGWTLSESSAWAGWKWLHANPALYRLGSRALALAGNLIPAGLPPLKAWTSVRSKPRFAPRTLHQLAREKGFDDA is encoded by the coding sequence ATGACCGCTGACGTTCAGGCCGGCGCCGGGGCGCCGAAGGCCGGCAGCTTCGCGGAGCGCGCGCACCTGGCCCTGGACGACAAGCCGCTGCGGGCCAATTTCCGCCGCGCCATGGACGGCCTGATGGCCAAGAGGGCGGCGCAGTTCCCCGACGCCGCCGACCTCGCCGCGCTGCGCGCGCGGGGTGCCGCGATCAAGGAGCGGGCGCTGGCCCGCCTGCCCGACCTGCTGGAGCAGTTGGAGGCGCGCTGCATCGGGAACGGCATCAAGGTCCACTGGGCCGAGACCACCGAGGAGGCCAACCGGATCGTGCTCGGCATCTTCCGGGAGCACGGCGTCAGGACCGTGGTCAAGGGCAAGTCGATGGTCTCGGAGGAGATGCACCTGAACGCCTTCCTGGGCGAGCACGGCATCCAGGCGATCGAGTCCGACCTGGGCGAGTACATCATCCAACTCGCCGGCGAGATGCCCAGCCACATCGTCATGCCCTGCATCCACAAGAACAAGGGCCAGATCGGCGCCCTGTTCGCGGAGCATATCGAGGGCCAGCGCTACACCGAGGACGTGGACGAGCTGACCGCGGCGGCCCGGCGCGTGCTGCGCGACCGCTTCGCCGAGGCGGACGCCGGCATCTCCGGCGTCAATTTCGCGGTCGCGGAGACCGGCACCCTGGTGCTGGTCGAGAACGAGGGGAACGGCCGCCTTTCCACGACCCTACCGCCGCTCCACGTGGCGGTGATGGGGATCGAGAAGCTGGTCGAGACCCTGGACGACATCCCGCCGCTGCTGGCGCTGCTGCCGCGCTCGGCGACCGGCCAGCCGATCACCACCTATGTCAACATGATCACCTCGCCCCGCCGGGAGGGCGAGAAGGACGGCTCGCGCGAGGTCCATCTCGTCCTGCTCGACAATGGCCGGACCCGGGTCTACGCCGACCCGGAGTTGCGCGAGACCCTGCGCTGCATCCGCTGCGGCGCCTGCATGAACCACTGCCCGGTCTATGTCCGGGTCGGCGGGCACACCTACGACGCGGTCTATCCCGGCCCGATCGGCAAGATCCTGACGCCGCAGATCGCCGGGCTCGACGTGGCGAGCGACCTGCCCCACGCATCCAGCCTGTGCAATGCCTGCGTCGAGGTCTGCCCGGTCAAGATCCCGATCGCCGACATCCTGGTCCGGCTGCGGCGGGAGGCGGTGCGGCCGTCCGCTTCCACCGCGGTGAAGGGGGCCGCGGTGAAGGGGGCGGGCGGCGGCTGGACCCTGTCGGAAAGCTCCGCCTGGGCCGGCTGGAAATGGCTCCACGCCAATCCCGCCCTGTACCGCCTGGGCTCTCGTGCCCTGGCCCTGGCCGGCAACCTGATCCCGGCGGGCCTGCCGCCGCTGAAGGCCTGGACCAGCGTCCGCTCCAAGCCGAGATTCGCGCCCAGGACCCTTCACCAGCTCGCCCGCGAAAAGGGTTTCGACGATGCATGA
- a CDS encoding (Fe-S)-binding protein, translating into MSSPPAAVPPERPETVYFFGTCLVDLFYPQAGLAGMELLKRQGLRVVFPQDQTCCGQPARNCGFFEEARAVARAQFDAFPEPWPIVVPSGSCAGMMRVHYPQLFADQPDRERAEAFAARVYELSWFLVHVLDCRLADRGEPVTVTWHASCHSMREMGVTDEPKRLLRSLENVTLIENPRERECCGFGGTFSVRQPEVSAAMVADKIDALRSTGAAEMVTGDCGCLMNIAGALDRMDGTPPLRARHLAEFLLERSDDR; encoded by the coding sequence ATGTCCTCGCCGCCTGCCGCCGTTCCCCCGGAACGGCCGGAGACGGTCTATTTCTTCGGCACCTGCCTGGTCGACCTGTTCTATCCCCAGGCCGGGCTCGCCGGCATGGAGCTGCTCAAGCGCCAGGGGCTGCGGGTGGTGTTCCCCCAGGACCAGACCTGCTGCGGCCAGCCGGCCCGCAACTGCGGCTTCTTCGAGGAGGCGCGCGCCGTCGCCCGCGCCCAGTTCGACGCCTTTCCCGAGCCCTGGCCGATCGTCGTCCCCTCGGGAAGCTGCGCCGGGATGATGCGCGTCCATTATCCCCAGCTGTTCGCCGACCAGCCCGACCGGGAGCGGGCCGAGGCATTCGCCGCGCGGGTCTACGAGCTGAGCTGGTTCCTGGTCCATGTGCTGGACTGCAGGCTCGCCGACCGGGGCGAGCCGGTGACCGTCACCTGGCACGCCTCCTGCCACTCCATGCGCGAGATGGGTGTGACCGACGAGCCCAAGCGGCTGCTCCGCTCGCTGGAGAACGTGACGCTGATCGAGAACCCGCGCGAGCGGGAATGCTGCGGCTTCGGCGGCACCTTCTCGGTCCGCCAGCCGGAGGTTTCCGCCGCCATGGTCGCGGACAAGATCGACGCCCTGCGGTCCACCGGCGCCGCCGAGATGGTCACCGGCGATTGCGGTTGCCTGATGAACATCGCGGGCGCCCTGGACAGGATGGACGGCACCCCTCCGCTGCGCGCCCGGCACCTCGCCGAATTCCTGCTGGAGCGCAGCGATGACCGCTGA